A segment of the Mangrovimonas sp. YM274 genome:
CTGTTCAAAATTATTGATTTCCTTAAAACGCTTTTCCCAAAATGCTTCATCTATATCCTCCAAAGAAGTAACGTTTGGCAAATTTTCTCCCAGAATATATTGCGGATGTACACGGGTTACCAAAACATTTTCATAATGGGTTCTATTGAAAATCCCAAATTTACCTCTAGCTGGAAGCCTCAAATAATGGCGCCATAAATAATCGTGCTTCAATTCAAGTGGTGTTGGGGTTTTAAAACTATGCACCACAATTCCCCGCGTATTGAAATCCTTAAAAACCTCCCGAATCATACTATCCTTTCCTGCTGTATCCATCCCTTGGATACACACCAAAACAGCATATTTACCATGTGCATACATGGTATCCTGAAGTTTTCCCAAGGTCACACGTACCTCTTCCAGCTCCTTTTCAATCTTTTCTTCGGAAGCTTCTAAATCGTAGGTAGTTTTAAGCTTTTCCAAAGCCACCGAATCTGTTACCTTAAAACGGTCAATTTTTATCTTTTTCATCAACTTGATATTTATGGTATTAGTACTTACTATATATAGGAAAATTATGATTTAATCAAAAAAAACATACCGTTTAGCGATTTTTTCCTACTTTTATCGAGCCTACTTAATTTTTAAACCCAAATCTCTATGAAAAAAATCTACATTTTCTCATTAGTTTTATTAATCAATGCTGTATCGTTTGGGCAGTCCTTATGCTCGGATGCTCAACCCAATGCTGTGTATGCCTACTCGCATGTTAAAACAGCTTATGACTCCAACAATTTAACTCACCTAAAGCAATATTCCAAGCGTTCTTTGGAAGCTTTTGAGCGCGTTAAAACCACTTTGGAAAATTGTGGCGGGTGTAAAACCGCCTACAACAAAGCGTATGATGGGGCTGAATTGTTAGCCAAAGTATCATCGGCAGAAACTTTTGAAGACGGCAGATTTTATGTAAAAAAAGCCAAAGAAATTGCTCAGGAAACCATTACTGAACTGGATCTTTGTACTAAAAATACAGGGACTTCAGATAATCAAGACCTAGCCGATTTGGAAAGCGCACAGTTTGAATTGGAACAACAACAATTGGAATTACAACGCAAGCAAGAAGAAATCAAACAAAGACTTGTGGAGCAGCAACAAAAGGAAATAGCCATTAAAAAGGAGCTGTTGATTAGCGAAGCTGGATCTTCTATTACTGAAAACATTAAATCCTACAACAAAGTGTTATCCTCTTGTGGCTGCCAATCAGAGAACATTAATTTTGCAGAAAACAAAACCGAATTGATGGATAAGTCCTTAGAAGAAATTAGATCATTCTACATTAATACTATGGCCGCTATTACCAATACCTATCTAGAACGTTTAAACTCTTGTAAGATGTAATTTTACAGGATAACTTATAAAAAAAAGAGCAACGAATGGTTGCTCTTTTTTTGTTGATACTATTATGTTACTTTATTTCGCAGCAAAAAGCTTTACATCATCCTCGCTCACTTCCTTTCCTCCCAAAATGATCAGTCGCTCCACGACATTTCGCAGTTCACGAATGTTTCCTGTCCAATCATAATGCTGTAATAATTTCACAGCGTTATCTGAGAAAGCCTTTACACCTGTCCCCTGCTCCGAAGCGATTTTTTGAGAGAAAAAGTCAATCAATAAAGGGATGTCCTCACGCCTGTCATTTAAAGACGGAACTTTAATTAGAATTACCGCCAAACGGTGGTACAGATCTTCACGGAATCTGCCTTCGTCTATTTCCTTCTTTAAATCCTTATTGGTAGCAGCTACCACACGGACATCCACCTTAATATCCTTATCACTACCAACACGTTGAATTTTATTTTCCTGAAGCGCCCTTAGCACTTTTGCCTGAGCAGACAAACTCATATCTCCTATTTCATCCAAGAAAATGGTCCCGGCATTGGCTGCTTCAAACTTACCGGCCCTGTCTTTAACCGCACTTGTAAAGGCACCTTTAATATGTCCGAACAATTCACTTTCTATCAACTCCGACGGTATTGCGGCACAATTCACTTCTATTAACGGGCCTTTGGAGCGTTCGCTCTTTTCGTGCAACCAGTGGGCCACCAATTCCTTCCCAGTACCATTGGGCCCTGTAATTAGTACACGGGCATCTGTAGGCGCTACCTTTTCAATCATGTCCTTGATTTGTTCAATGGCGCCACTTTCACCTACCATTTGGTAACTCTTGCTGACTTTCTTTTTCAGCATTTTATTCTGCACTACCAACTCCTTTCTGTCCAAGGCAATCCTAACGGTATTGAGTAATCGGTTCAAATCTGGTGGCTTCGAGATATAATCGAAAGCGCCAAGACGCATGGTGTTTACAGCCGTATCCAAATCGCCGTGACCGGAAATCATCACCATAGGAATTTCTGGTTTCAACTTCTTAACCGCTTCCAAAACTTCCACACCATCCATTTTTGGCATTTTGATATCGCAAAGGATTAAATCATAATCGTCCTGTTTTACCTTTTCAACTCCCGCCAAACCATCTTCGGCTTCTTCTACCACATAACTATCATTTTCCTCGGAAAGGATTTTCACCAAAACTCTTCTAATGGCGGCTTCGTCTTCAATGACTAATATTTTT
Coding sequences within it:
- a CDS encoding PPK2 family polyphosphate kinase, with translation MKKIKIDRFKVTDSVALEKLKTTYDLEASEEKIEKELEEVRVTLGKLQDTMYAHGKYAVLVCIQGMDTAGKDSMIREVFKDFNTRGIVVHSFKTPTPLELKHDYLWRHYLRLPARGKFGIFNRTHYENVLVTRVHPQYILGENLPNVTSLEDIDEAFWEKRFKEINNFEQHIADNGTIVFKFFLHLSKSEQKDRLLRRLEKKEKNWKFSPGDLKERELWDTYQHCYEDAINKTSKSHAPWYIIPSDDKATARYIVARILLDTLQTYNDIEEPELDDDIKAHLETYKRQLENE
- a CDS encoding sigma-54 dependent transcriptional regulator, with amino-acid sequence MPKILVIEDEAAIRRVLVKILSEENDSYVVEEAEDGLAGVEKVKQDDYDLILCDIKMPKMDGVEVLEAVKKLKPEIPMVMISGHGDLDTAVNTMRLGAFDYISKPPDLNRLLNTVRIALDRKELVVQNKMLKKKVSKSYQMVGESGAIEQIKDMIEKVAPTDARVLITGPNGTGKELVAHWLHEKSERSKGPLIEVNCAAIPSELIESELFGHIKGAFTSAVKDRAGKFEAANAGTIFLDEIGDMSLSAQAKVLRALQENKIQRVGSDKDIKVDVRVVAATNKDLKKEIDEGRFREDLYHRLAVILIKVPSLNDRREDIPLLIDFFSQKIASEQGTGVKAFSDNAVKLLQHYDWTGNIRELRNVVERLIILGGKEVSEDDVKLFAAK